In a single window of the Planctomycetia bacterium genome:
- a CDS encoding ABC transporter ATP-binding protein translates to MPAAIHCQGLCCSFPTGDAPALNNVTFSLPAGSVTLVIGPSGAGKSTLLHALAGLLADSVHSRRQGEINIAGHDPRRLPAARRAALVGLVQQSPDTQICTTTVESEVAFGLENLAIESSEIDRRIDEALRLVGLQELRHRQVAQLSGGQRQRLVLAAVLAMRTEVLLLDEPLSQLDPGAAAQFLAAIDNLPDGGPTIVVAEHRTAAWTERADQLLVLDEGRLAANLPRGDFAAWDAEIKRLRSSESPDGPLNTVLGAPLVEVERLTFTFDRRRPAVLRDVNFRAQASERIALLGANGSGKSTLLAILAGLHEPESGAIHFLGAAPVGLVRQNPDTLLFCRTVHEELAFAPRHAGCSRDEIAERVRDAAERFELKRLLDRSPLLLSQGERLRVAVAATFTMRAPLLLLDEPTTGQDPRHEAQLMSTLTDAVAAGGPPQTLIFSTHDLQVARHFADRVIVLDGGRIIADDVPKFAIEAFEACLREMASRERAS, encoded by the coding sequence ATGCCCGCGGCGATCCATTGCCAGGGGCTGTGCTGCTCGTTTCCGACGGGTGACGCCCCGGCCCTCAATAACGTTACGTTTTCGCTACCGGCCGGAAGCGTCACGCTGGTGATCGGCCCAAGCGGCGCCGGCAAATCGACCCTATTGCACGCGCTGGCCGGGTTATTGGCGGACAGTGTTCACTCGCGGCGACAAGGTGAGATTAACATTGCCGGGCATGACCCACGGCGACTGCCAGCCGCGCGCCGCGCGGCGCTCGTAGGGCTCGTGCAGCAATCGCCCGATACACAGATTTGCACGACGACCGTGGAATCCGAAGTGGCCTTTGGGTTGGAAAACCTGGCGATCGAGTCGAGCGAGATCGATCGCCGCATCGACGAGGCGCTGCGACTCGTCGGTCTACAGGAACTTCGCCACCGCCAGGTTGCACAACTCTCCGGTGGGCAGCGACAACGGCTGGTCTTGGCGGCAGTGTTGGCCATGCGCACGGAAGTGTTGCTGCTCGATGAACCGTTGAGCCAACTCGATCCCGGCGCGGCGGCGCAATTTCTGGCGGCGATCGACAATTTGCCCGACGGCGGTCCGACGATCGTGGTCGCCGAGCACCGCACCGCAGCCTGGACGGAGCGGGCCGATCAGTTGCTCGTGCTAGACGAGGGGCGACTTGCCGCGAATTTGCCGCGAGGCGATTTCGCCGCTTGGGACGCGGAGATCAAGCGGTTGCGGTCGTCAGAGTCCCCAGATGGTCCGCTCAATACGGTACTGGGTGCGCCGCTAGTCGAAGTCGAACGCTTGACCTTCACGTTCGATCGACGACGTCCAGCCGTGTTGCGCGACGTGAACTTCCGAGCACAGGCCAGCGAGCGTATCGCACTGCTGGGCGCGAATGGTTCCGGCAAAAGCACATTGCTGGCGATCTTGGCAGGGCTGCATGAACCGGAAAGCGGAGCCATTCATTTCTTGGGTGCGGCGCCCGTCGGACTCGTGCGCCAGAATCCGGACACGTTGTTGTTTTGTCGCACTGTTCACGAGGAACTGGCCTTTGCGCCGCGACACGCCGGCTGCTCGCGCGACGAAATCGCCGAGCGCGTGCGCGATGCGGCGGAGCGATTCGAATTGAAGCGATTGCTCGATCGCTCCCCATTGCTTTTGAGCCAAGGCGAGCGCCTCCGCGTCGCCGTTGCGGCGACGTTTACCATGCGCGCGCCGCTGCTACTGCTCGATGAACCGACCACGGGACAGGACCCTCGGCACGAAGCTCAGTTGATGAGCACGCTGACAGACGCCGTCGCTGCCGGCGGCCCTCCCCAGACGTTGATCTTCAGTACGCACGACCTCCAGGTGGCCAGGCATTTCGCCGACCGCGTGATCGTGCTCGACGGAGGGCGGATCATCGCCGATGATGTGCCGAAGTTCGCCATCGAAGCGTTCGAGGCCTGTTTGCGCGAGATGGCGTCGCGGGAGCGCGCGTCATGA